CGAATCGGCCTTGAGCAGCGAAGGCCTGTACTCGTCGCAGATCCAGAAAGAGCCGTCAGGAGAGGCGCTTATCCCCTCTGAATCGATGCCGCGCGGATCATGGCCAAGGGCTTTGAAGTTCTCATCAAGGGCTATCTCCTCGGCCTTTTTACCCTCAGGGGGGGGAAGGGGCAGTCCAGAGGCCTTGCCCTCTTTCCAGGAGAGGGAGATTGACTTGTCAATGGTGAGCTCACTGCTGCCGGGTACATAGCGGAGCCCGATAATGGAGGGGCTGAATGAGGGGGAAAGGTAGACCTTCTGCCTTACTCCCTCGGGGCTGTCAGGCACCCCGAAACCGGGGCCGCGGTCTGTCACTCCCCAGAAAAGCCATGATCCGTCTTCAGCTTTTCCCCTGAAGCTGAGACCTGAGCCGGGGGATATGGGGATGCCTGCGGGAAAGTCCGCGGCGAACTTCCCTGAATAGGGGAGGTTGTCCTTTCCCTCGAGCTTCACCTTCACCGCGGTGATCGATACGGCCATCTCCGCGGCGGGTGTGTACGTCGAACAAAGTGCCAGAAACGCTGCAAAGAGCAAAACAGAAAGCAGGCTGCATATCCTTTTGTTCATCCCTTGTGATATCCTTTCATCATGGTACAGGTGATTATACAGGCAAAACATCACAAGGTCAATCCTGCTCCCATTTCACCCATGCGGCTCTCTACGAAGGCGACAGGAAAGTCCTCGAGACCCTGCAGGGGGCCTTTATCTTGTTCCGCCTTTGCTTTTCAGGAGCTTGGCCGCCTCGGTTCTTTTATGCTCCAGGGCAAGCTTCAGGGGCGTTTTCCCTTCCTCTGTCCTTGCGTTGACGGCGGCGCCCTTTGAGAGAAGCAGCTCCATTATCCTGAGCCTGCCCTGCATGGCGGCAAGATGAAGGGGCGTAAGGCCTCCCATTCCTCTCACATTGATCTTCGCCCCTGCCGAGAGTATCCGGCTCGCGACATCATAATCGCCCAGCTCCACTGCCAGGTGGAGCGAGGTGTAGCCGCGGCAGTCCTTCCCGTCGGGATCGGCTCTCTCAGAGAGGAGAAGGTCGATCATGGGACGGTTTTTCTTATAGACAGCCTCCTGGAGCGCGGTGGTCCCCGAGTCGTTGTGGGCATTCACGTCGGCACCGCGGGCAATGAGGAGCCTCACCATTTCGTCATAACCGTTACAGGCCGCCACCTGGAGCAGCCTCGTTCCCTCGCCGTCTCCCTGGTTCACCTGCCCCGGGTGGAGCTTCAGCAGCTCTTCAGTCTTTTCAAGCTTGTTTTCGAAGACGGCGGCCTGCAGCTCCCTGTTGTAAGTTCTCGCCCCCTTCCCCGCCAGATACTCGGCAATTCCCCCGAAGCCCTGTGCCGCTGCAGTCTCCCAGGGCGTGACGCCGATATGGTTTTTTGCATTCACATCGGCCCCGTTCTGGACGAGAATCTTCACGATCTCGAGGCGGTTCTGCTGCACCGCGTAGTGAAGAGGCCTGTTGCCGTTGATGACGAAGAGGTTGACAATCCCGGGGCTTTTTCGCAGTATGAGCCGCACCTTCTCGGCATTTCCGGCATTTACTGCATCTACCAGGCTGTCGAGGTCGGAGGCCGCTGCGGGGAAGTGAAGCACCAGCAGCACGAAAACAATAAGAACACAAGCTTTGGAGAAAGACAGAGCGGTCATGATTTTACTTTCGCTGCGGCTTCAGGGTTCTCCTTCGCCACGGAGAACCGGGGCCGCCCTCAGCACCGGCAATGCCTCAGAACCGGATATGAAGCCGGGTGACGAGGGCGTTCACTTCCTTCCATTGCGAAGGGGCTTTTGAATTCTGCATCAGGTAGGAGACTTCCCAGTTCAGATCCTTTTGAGAGAGGGACTCCAGGCCCAGGTACAGGCGGTTTCTGTTGAACTCCCCTCTGCTCAGGTCGTAAAAGACCTCGTCGATGACAAAGGGAACAATCTGGACTGCCGTTCTCTCGCGAGGAAGAAAGGTTATCTTCAGGGAGTTCCTGTATCTCCAGTTGCTCTCCCCCGTGGAAAAGCTCCGGCATTCAAACCTGTTCCTGTCTGAAAATTCCATATTCCCCCAGTTCCACTTGAAGGTCCCGTTCACATAGGGCCTGTCTTCCCAGAAGGCGAGACCCTTTGCCTGCTCCACTATCTTGCGGAGGTTGAGGCTCATGGCGAAAGAAGGGGAGCACTTCCGCTCCAGGCCGACATCGGTATGTCGGTAAAAATTGCCTTCCAGGCTGCTGGCGTAACGGTACTCAATTTCCAGCTTCGCCGTGAGCCTGTTGTCGAATTTATGCTTGAAGTCCGTTGACCACCGGTATTCCCATTCCCCGGCCACCGCTGGCAGAGAGCACATTGAGAGCAGCGCGAATAATACCGTCAGGCGGCATAGTGCTGGCTTTGCAGGAATATTCATTGCTTCCCATCGTCCTGTTGTGGCTTTAATGGTATGTATTGTAAAACTTTTTGAGCCATTTTGCAAGTAAGAGGAATACTTCACCCCTTCAGCAGAGAGTATTGATTGGTGGCGCTTCTTCTGATATCATAGAGATATCATGCATATCATCAGAAAGCTCAAAATGCCAGGTCATGCCCGATAGAAAGCTTATCGACAGAACCAGGAAAATTCTTATCATAAAGCTCTTTGCCATTGGAGAGCTTTTGATGGCCACTCCTTTGATCGCTTCTCTCAAAGAAACCTTCCCCGAGGCTTCTCTGCATGTTCTTACCGGCTCTTATATCAAGGACGTGATAAAAAACAATCCTCATGTAGATAAGGTTATCGCCGCAGATGAAAAAGACTTTCTTGCTCACAGAGCGGTGCCTCTTTCAAGACTTCTCCTGGCTCTCCGGCGTGAAAAATATGATATGATTTTCTGTCTTCACAGGCCCTTTATCATGAGCCTTTTCACTTTTCTGGCCCGCGCTCCCGTGAGAGCCGGGTTTGAGAGGGGAAGGGAAGGCTTCCTCTATACCCACAGGGTGAAGCCCAACATCCCGGGAAGGCACCAGATAGAAGAGTATCTCGATCTGCTGAGGGCCCTGGGCGTCGAGCCCTCTTTCACAAAAAAAATGCTCTTTCTGGACGAGGAGGCCCTGGCCAGAAAGGAGCTCATCTTCCGGGAGCACGGCCTTGAGCCTGGAAAGAAGGTAGTGGCTCTCTCCCCCGCGGGAGGCAACAACCTTGCCGCTCACCGCCTGGGAACGGACGCCCTCGTGAGAAGGTGGCCCGATGAGAAGTACGGCCGGCTCGCGAAGCTCGTGATTGAAAAGCTTGGGGCAAAGGTCCTGATAGTAGGCGGAGAAGCAGAAAAGGCCGCGGCCGGTAAAATCATCGAGATCGCAGGGCCGGAGTGCATCGATCTGACCGGTAAAACAGATATCCTTACGGCTTCAGCAGTAATAAAGGGTGCCGATATCCTTGTCACCAACGATTCAGGGCCCATGCATCTTGCCGCTTCCGTGGGTACTTTTGTGATAGCTCTCTTCGGCCCCACCGACCCGAATGTCGCAGGCCCTTACTGCGAGAACTCACAGGTGATTAGAAAGGGGTTTCTGTGCAGCCCCTGCTTCAGCAAGGACCGCTTCCCTCCCTTCAACGTGGACTGCCCCGCATGGAAATGCATGGAAGAGATAGATCCCGCCGAGGTTTACCGCGAGATTGAAAACCACCTCAAGGCTTCCTGTCAGCCCTGAAGCGCTCCATCGCCTGAGGCAGAAGGAACAGATTCCCCGTGGCATTGTAAACCGGTGTGTTCTTCGCGGCTCCGATGCTTCTGTGAGAGGCTCCGCGGCAGTAAATGGTATAGAAGTCCTGGCTGGCGGAGGCCTCGTAGGAGCTGCGGTAAGTATCCTTTCCTGCCGCGGGGCAGAGGGGAATTGACTTGAGATAGCGGGGGCAGAGTATGGCGAGCCCTGGCGGGCAGTGCCCCCTGTTGTCAGTGGAATACATTTCAATGGCGGTCGCCAGATGACGGCAGTTTCTCTGGCAGAGATAATAGTCTGTGTAGGCCTCCTTCTCACGGGGAGAAGGCTCCCTGCCAAGCGCCTCTGTTATCTGTGACAGGAGAAGCGCTCTCTCCAGGGCATACTTGCTGCTTTCTTCCGGGAGGAGGGGATAACCGGAACGGGCATCTGCCCTCGGGTAGTCTGAAGGTACGGCGGCGTGATTTTTGCCCATGCAGCAGAATGAATAGAAGTCCGGCATTGTGCTTACCTCGTAAGAACCGCTGTAGGTATCCTTCCCCTGCGACGGACATGAAGGCACTGCCTTGAGATAAGCGGGGACAAGACCGCCCAGCTCGAGGGGATAGCGCCCCTTGTAATCTGAAGAGTAGAGCTCCAGGGCCTCGCTGATCTGCCTGCAGTTTACCTGGCAGAAAAGAAGATCCCGGGAATCTCTTTCCTCTCTGGAGGAGGGGGATTTCTTGAGGTGAGGCGGCAGATCTACGGGCAAAACTTGCTGAGAAGGGCTCTTTTTCGATGGATGGACCAGCGGCGTTGCCACGCTGATGGCCTGAACAGGGCTGTGTGCCGTGCGGGGGGGCTCCACAGGCACCTGCTCTTTCTGCCTGACCCTGCTGAAGAAAATAAGCAGGACCAGAAAGGGGATGACGAACAGAGCGGATTTCAGGTAATCCGGCGGCTTCTTCTCCAAGACGGCACCCCCTTCTTATAATACGGCGAAAAGACCTGTCACTGCCATGATGAAACGCTCGTCCATGTTCGGCACCAGAGAGTGTGCCCCCTGTTTACATTGAGACACGAATCTTTCACATCTTTTCTTTTTCCGTGAGCATACTGTGACAGGGGAATGGAAGGGATTTCGTTATTTCCTCGGGGGCTCCGAGTGGCTGAGCGCCAGTGACAGGGGCGGAGGGAGAAACAGTGCATCGAGCCTGGGAGCGAGATCTATTATAGAGCTTTCCTGTTTTGCCTGATAATTAGGTGCGGAGCGCAGCCTTTCCAGCTCTTTTACCGCTTTCTCGCGCTGCGGCTCAGGCATTTTGTCAGAGCCGAGCAGGTCCTGCAGGCGCTGCTCCTCGGCGCGGGCCATCTCACCAAGTTTATCCGGCGGAGCCGTCAACGCTTCATAGGTGGGCGCAAGGCCGTACTTGTCAAGCAGCTCAACCCTGGCATCGATCTCTTCCCTGGAAAGGCCCGGGTCCTTGGGAAACTTTGTCACCAGGAAAGTGTCCCTGGCAGGATCCATCTGCAGAATTGTGGGCCTTACAAACTGCTTTTCACCGGGCCATATGGTTCTGTCCCACACCTCAAGCGAGCCGCGGGGGAGAATTCCACCGCGATTGGAATAGTCGCGGACCATGCGGCGCAGGAGACGGTCTTCAGCGCGCTCGCTGTCGAGGTATATGGTGGCATGGGCAAGGCCAAGCCTGTCGAGATGGGAGATGATTTCCTCGTTGGCGGCATGGAGGGAATCGATGACCAGGATGTCATCGTCTCCGATCTCCATATGCCGGGGCTTTTCTTCACGGAAGCCGGTGAATCTGACATCGGGCAGGCGCCACCCGCCCGGCCTTGTGTCGGTGAAGTTATATACCGGCACATCGGCAGATCCGCTGCGAATGAGCTCGGAGATATCCTCCTTGAAGCGGTTTATGTCCACTGCTTCAATGGAGTCCCAGTAAAGGGACCGATTGTCGGGCGTCCTGGGATAGTTGGGATCGTCAATGTCCTTGAAATACATGTCGCCCTGAAGCTCCACGGCCCTGCGGCCGGCTTGCTCGGCGAACTCCTTGACCTGCTCGATGAGGGAGGATTTGCCTCCGCTGGAAGGCCCGGCCAGAATGAGGGCAACGCGCTTCCCCCTGGGGAGGCTCTCTATGAGCTCCTTCACCTGGTCGAGACGGTTGGGCACTCCGCCTTCCCCGAGGGCCCGGCTCACCGACTCTGCAGTCTGGCTTCCGGGAAGGTGGACCTCGTGGAGCGTCCCGCTCTTATCTTCATGGAGGCATTTCACCACGTGGAACTGTGACGGGTACCGCGTGGCCGCCTCTTTGATGGAGGGGCTGCTGGAAAGACGCTCCACCACTTCGTAGACCCCCTGGAGCGTGCTGCCTGCAACGGCATCAGGGCGGCTTTTCACCAGGGCTGCAGATCCATTTTCACCGGTGTGCTCGACAGCGATGACCGAGGTCACTGAAGGCCAGGCACGCATATAGCCGGTCATCTGTTCTTCAAGCGCCCGGCACTGTGCTTCATCGGATGGCTTTGTGCCGTTGAGCGACGCCATGGCAATATGGGGAAGGCCGGGAACAGGCGAAAAAGAGATGGTATGGGCCGAAGAGCCTCCGGAACCGGTCAGCGTGACAGCGTCCTCCACCTCCGTTCCAGGCCCTTTATCCTGAGAAGGCGCAGAAAGGCCCGCATCACGCTTCACATGGAAGGTGCGAATGGCAGGCGAGGCAATATTGTGAAGCGAATCGCTCATAAGTGAGCCCTTTCTTCAGGATCGCGGGCAGCCCGAAACACCATGAGTTGTCACCCCGGTTTATGCTATTATAGCACAGAATCATTAAAGAGGGACAGACCTCAGATATTAACATTTCGACACCTTCCTTTTCTGTCCCTCACTCTCACCCTGTCGCCGGGGCTTATCAGCGAAATAATATCTTTCAGAGCATATGAGCCCGCAGCAGGAAATCCTTTGGCACCTCAATGAATATTACCAGAATTGATGCTCGGGAAGACAGACCGGGCAGGGCTGGAAAGGATGCTCCATGCATGGAATACGCGATTGAAACCGAGAAACTGACAAAAATCTACCGGAACAGCAAGGTGAAGGCCGTTGATGATCAGACGATGAAGGTGCCCTCAGGCGAGGTCTTCGGCTTCCTGGGCCCTAACGGCGCCGGAAAGACGACGACAATCTACATGCTCCTCGGGATCCTCAGGCCCACGTCTGGTGAGGGGAGAATTCTCGGGCATCCGCTGGGCAGCAATGAAGCGAAAGAGAGAATCGGCTTTCTTCCCGAATCGGCCACCATGCACCTCCACCATTCAGGCCTGTCGCTGCTGCACTATTACGGCGCCCTGCTCAACATGCGCCGCGAGGACCTGAAAACGAGAGCCCGGAAGGTCCTGGAGCTCGCGGGGCTCAGCAAGGCAATGGACCAGAACATTGCCACCTATTCAAAGGGTATGCTCCAGAGGCTCGGGATTGCCCAGGCGCTCCTCAACGATCCCGATCTGCTCATCCTGGATGAGCCCACGGCAAATCTGGATCCAATCGGCAGGAAAGAGGTGAAGGATCTGCTGATGCATGTCAAGGAACACCGAAAGACCATATTCATCAGCTCCCACATCCTCTCGGACATCGAGCAGCTCTGCGACAGGATTGCCATCCTCAAGGAAGGCAGGCTGATCAGGAGCGGTACCATCGCGGAGCTCATCGGCGACAGTTCATCGACCCTCGAGGACTTCTTCTACAGAACAGTGACAGGAGAACCAGATGCGGGCAGTTAACCTCATCGCGAGAGACACTATTCTGGAGCTTTCAAAAAGGAAGGTCCTCCTCGCCATAGTGATTGCCGTTGCGCTCACGGTGCTCCTCTATGTCATCGCTATTGCGGTGGAGCCCTCCTCTGTGCAGAAGATGGTGGACAGGATGACCTCCGGCAGGGATCTCAGTCCCGACCAGGTCGCGGCGCTGTCAATGCAGATCAGGAAACAGGGATACGGCATCCTCGTAAGCGTATTCTCCTTCGTCATGGAAGTGCTCGGCACGCTCATCGCGCTCATCATGTTCGGGACCCTTATTCCCGCGGAAATAGAGAGAGGCTCGATCAAGTTCCTCATCTCAAAACCGGTGAGCAGGCTCGAAGTGGCAGCGGGCAAGTGGACTGCCGGGTGCATGGTGCTGCTTTGCTACAGCGCAGGCACCTCGCTACTCCAGGCGCTCAGCAGCCTTTATCTCACCGGGGGAATTACCGGTGATACACTCCATACCTTTCCCTTTCTCTTCTGCAAGCTTCTCATGAGAGGATCGGTGGCAATGTGCCTCTCGGTCGCCATGACACCGGTACTTGCCGGTGTCCTCGCGTTCTTTATCTCCGGTGACATATTTGCGTTCCTTGCGGGGATCACCGGCCAGTCCCCTCTCTTTGTCGCCCTCTCCTACCTGCTCCCCAACTATTCTGCCTTTCCTGTCCACTCATTCTGGAACACCATGGCCCACGCCGTGGGCGCGAGCGTCCCGGAGCTCTCAGTTCTCGACATCGCGGCACGGTGTGCCTATGGCCTGTTTTATGCCGCCGCAATGCTGTTTCTTACCATCAGGCAGTTCAATGGAAAAGATCTCACGTAGGCCCCTGCACGACCGCCCCTCCAGCCATGTATTTGACCGGCTGCGGGGTATCATGCGGCACTCCGGGACAGAGTCATTGTGATAACGGCACCATGGGCAGCATCGAGAGATCCTCAAGGATCTCCCCGAGCTCGGTGGTGGTGTAGTACGTCGTCTCTACAAATCCTTCCCTCTGCTCCGTGTAGAACGTTGAAGTCTGGTCGATTCTTGAAAGGATGCCCAGCGCGGGATCAAAGAACAGGAGGCCCTCTCTCCGGTAGGTGATGGTTCTTTTCTCCGGCGATCCGGGGTACCCCGGGTAGCTCACGGCGGCCGTGCGGAAAGCTATCTGAAGATGGGGCGCTCCCTCAATCTCGCATTCATTTTCAAGGGTATAATACGTGGCGGTCTGGAGGGGCTCTGCCGTGTCGGCAGGCTGCAGATACTCCTCCCGCTCCCACCTGTGCCCGAGGGGAACAGGTTCTGACGGAAATGGATGAATGAGCAGAATTGAGGTGTCAGTGGCTTCAAGAATGGTGCCCCTCCTGTCTATCATGGCATAGGTGCATTTCAGGTGGGGCAGAGTCCTCTCCCTGTCATCCATTGTTGATTTGACGGGAATCGGGCTGATGAAGACATGGAGGCGGTCTCCCCTGTCCTGGTAAAGGATCTTGAGGGTCAGGGAGATCTCCAGGGCCTGGTCGGGCAGGGCTTTCACGCCAGGCAGCGTCGATGTCACCGTCGTTCTTGAGGCTCCGTGGTAACAGGCCATCAAGCCGGGGCTGAAGGCGTATTCAAGGTCATATGATTGTGACTCCATGGTCGCTCCTCCTGGTGCTCATATCTGATGAGTAATATTATTCGGGAGGAGAGGAACTCCTTTCCGGAAAAGAAGAAGCCCGGGTGCTCCGGGCTCCTTGTGGTCTTTCTGAGAGGATTTCTGCTCAGGCGCCCGAAGGGGAGACATGCCACTGCTCCCAGCCGCCATGCTGGACATTGGTCTTCAGGCCGTAGTCCTGGACATTATTGGCGAGCCACCGGTAAGCGCCCGGCGTGTTGGCGAAATCCACGGCTACCCCTTTCTCATGATTGCTGGTCCCGGGGTACGCGGCGCGGCCCGGCCCATACTTGTTGTAAAGGGCCCACTGCTCGGAATTTGACCTGAATCCCGAGATGATGTCCAGGTTGACGCCGTCCTGTTTCGCGTCCTCTATCATCTGCCTGAGGCGCGGCGCGATGCTGGAATCGACCTTTTCGCCCGAGACGGTCTCAAGCTTCCCGGAGGGGGTGCCGGGAGCCTTCATCTGCTCCTTTTCGGCCTTGAGGCGCTCCTCTTTTTCCTTCTTGGCCTCTTCTTTTGCCTTCTGGAGCTCGGCCTGATCCTTCTGGAGCTGGTCCTTGGCCTTGGCCTGCTCCTGCTTGGCCTGGGCTTCATCCTGCTTGGCCTTGGCCTCTTCCTGCTTGGCCTGGGCTTCCTCCTGCTTTGCGGCTTTCTGCTCCTCCTGGGCCGCCCGGAGCTCGTTCTGGGCGCTTTCCACGGCGCTGTTGTCAGGAGCCTGCGGAGACGCCGTCTCACCGGTCTCCTTCGACTGCTGGGCTTTCTGCTGCTCGGCCTGCTGCACTTTCTGCTCGGCGCTCTGCACCTTGCTGTCGGCTGACTTGACTTTCTGCCCCGCCGCCTTCACCTTCTCGCCGGCCTGCTTGGCCTGCTGCGAGGCCTGCTGAACCTTCTGATCGGCCTGCTGAACGTCCTGCTTGTCCTGCTTTACTTTCTGCTCGAGCTCTTTGACCTTCTGGTCGGCGCTCTCAGGCCCTCCCTGTCCCTTATCGCCGGGAGCGGTCTCCGTTCCCCCGGCATGGGGAGCCTGCTGGGCGTTCCCGCTGTGGGACGGATAGGAGGGCTGTCCACCGCTCATCGGTGAATAGGGGTTCGCCATGCCCTGGGGTGCCCCGCTCCCCCCGCTCATCGGCATGAAGGGATTCCCCGCGCCCATCGGCGAGCCCATGCCCATCGGTGACTGCGGATTCATGCCAAGAGGAGTGCCGAAGGCCCCGTTCTGCATGGGATTGCCCATCCCGGGGCACATCCCGTTCTGCCCCATCATCTGCATCATCATCTGCATCATCATCATCAGCATCTGCATCATCTGCTGCATCATCTGCTGATTGCCGCCCATGCCGTTCATCATGCCGCCGAACCCCGGCACCATGCCCATTCCGTTATTGAACCCCATCATGGGCCCTGCCTGCGCGAAGGCGGGAAGGGAGCCGGGGCCGCCCTGCTCGCCGAGATCCTGCGAGAAGAGCGAGCCGTCCATGCCGAAGGGGCTCAATCCCATCTCGGTTCCCAGGCTCCCCAGGCCTATCGCCCTCTGGGGGCCGGCCATGAACATGGCGCTGTCAACGGCCATCATATTGGTCATTCTGAGCTGTGCAAGCGGATCCATAGGTACACCTCCAGGTAATGAGAACTTAAAGTACCCCATATTATATAACGACATGGGACAGTCAAGTAAAGTGGTAAAGTTCCTAAAAAAATCCTGTGCTTTTTTCCAAGGTGCCTGAGGGCTCCCGGGAAGATGACGGGTGGGTGATCATCGATGGATTGAAGCTGCCCAGGGCGGGATGAAGCAAAAAGCATTGTCACCGCTTTGCCTGTTGGAGAGGAATAGCAGGGGACGGCGAATAATCTTCCCTCGTGGAGGAAAAAAAGCGGCTCATCTCACTTGATCTCTTCCGCGGGGCGACTATTGCAGGGATGCTGCTTGTCAACAATCCCGGCACATGGAGCGCAATCTACGCTCCGCTGGAGCATGCCGAATGGAACGGGTGCACTTTCGCCGACCTGATATTTCCCTTCTTCCTTTTTATCATGGGAATGGCCATCCCCCTTGCCTTTCGCAACCGCAGAACCTCGGCAGATGGCATGAAAAAGCTGCACCTGCAGATACTCCGGCGCGCCCTCCTCCTCTTTGCCCTGGGCCTCCTGCTGAATTCTCTCAACGTGATGCTGACAAAAATGACCCTGTCTCCCTTTGCCATCTGGCCCGATCTCCGCATCCCCGGGGTACTGCAGCGGATCGCGATCTGTTACCTCTTTGCCTCCCTGATGGTGCTGCACCTGAAGCCCAAAGCCCAGGTCCTCGCCTCCGTGCTGCTAATCCTCGGCTATGCACTCACGATGAACTTTGTACCCGTGGAAAGGAACGGCACAGTGATCTGGGAGGCAGGAATTCCGCTGAGAGACCATAACCTTGCAGCTCTGGTCGATGCCTCCCTGCTCGGGAACCATGTATGGAAGGTTTCCGCCCCTTGGGACCCCGAGGGAGTGCTGAGCACCCTGCCGGCCATTGCCACGACACTTTTCGGGGCCTTTGCCGGGTACTGGATCCTCAGGGAAATTCCCCCCGCGGTGAAAGTGAGGGGCATGGCCATCATGGGAGCCCTCGGGGCGCTCTCAGGGTACCTGATGAATTTCTGGGTTCCGCTGAATAAAAACATCTGGTCAAGCTCCTACACGCTCTTCACCGGGGGGCTCGCCCTTCTCTCAATGGCCTTCTGCTACTGGCTTGTGGATGTGAGAGGCGCAAGGCGGGGGCTCCATTTTTTCATTGTGTATGGATCGAATGCGATCACGGTCTTTGTCCTCTCCGGCATCTTTGCCCGTTTCCTCGATTTCATAAAGGTCCCCCTGGCTTCGGGGCTGAGCCTCAAGGCGGTGATCTACAGCGGCCTTTTTGCTTCCTGGCTGCCTGATAAGGCGGCATCGCTGGGCTATGCCCTTGCCTTTGTGATGGTCTGGTACGGCATCATGGCCGTGTTCTACAAGAAAAGAATTTTCCTGAAGATATGACCCGCCTCACCATCATCTTCCCCCGCAGCAGGCAGGGCGGTGACTGCCGGGTCGCCCGCGTGGCTTAAAGTGCCTCCGATGACCGCCCGGGCTTCCGGGCAGCCCGGCTGAAAACGATTCTTGCCACAGGGGCTCCTTTTTGCTACAATTGATTAAAAGCGGAGAAGAGGCGAAGGGGAGGCAGGCTCATGAAAAGCCTTATCGCGGCAGCGGCTCTTGTTTGTTTTATGCTCTTTGTGACGGCGCACGCGGGAGCCGATCAGGCTGAAGATCTTTTTGGCGCGGCCTACAAGGGGGACCTGGCAAAAGTGAAGGCTCTCCTAGCGAAAAATCCAAAGCTTGTCAATGGAAAGGGAAAGAGCAGCGGCGGATGGACCGCCCTGATGGCCGCAGCGAGGGCTGACCATAAGGACATAGTCCTCTATCTGCTTTCAAAAGGAGCTGATATCAACGCGGTAAGCGATGAAGGTTTAACATTACTTATAGACGCGGCGTCCTTCGGCAAAACTGAGATGGCGGCGCTTTTCCTGTCCAGGGGCGCAGCGGTGAACGCAAAGGACAGGCAGGGAAAGTCTTCCCTGCATTATGCGGCATCGGGTCTGGGAAACAGGGAGCTGGCGGCGGCCCTTGTCAAAAGCGGCGCCGATGTCAACGCCAGGGACAAGTCAGGCAGAACGCCCCTCTCCTATGCCGCGGAAGAGGGAGCAAAGGCGACAGCGGAGCTCCTCATCTCCCACGGCGCTCCCATCAACGCAAGGGACGCCTCGGGAAAAACACCGCTCGGCACCGCGGTGGAGAAATTGAAGAGCATGTCCCTTCACATAGACCGTGTCGACAGAAGCAAAGATGAGCAGAAGATGAAGGAGCTCATTGCCTTTCTCCGTGCCCGCGGGGCCAAAGAATAACAGCCCTGGCCATTTTTATCCTTTTTCTTGTCCTGGCCGGCTCCTTTCTGCTATACTTATGATACTGGCGGAAAACTCTCCAGAATTCCAGATAAAAAGCGAGGCATTCCCTATGGACAGAAGAGACTTTATCACAGAGGCATGCAAAAGCGTTGTCGGTGCAGGAATAGTGGCAGGCCTGTGCTCTGATCCCCGCTTCCTTGCCGGTATCACCGCCGGCAGCATCGGGGAATCAGGTGCGAAGCCCGCTCCGGTAAAG
This window of the Candidatus Eremiobacterota bacterium genome carries:
- a CDS encoding ankyrin repeat domain-containing protein; translated protein: MKSLIAAAALVCFMLFVTAHAGADQAEDLFGAAYKGDLAKVKALLAKNPKLVNGKGKSSGGWTALMAAARADHKDIVLYLLSKGADINAVSDEGLTLLIDAASFGKTEMAALFLSRGAAVNAKDRQGKSSLHYAASGLGNRELAAALVKSGADVNARDKSGRTPLSYAAEEGAKATAELLISHGAPINARDASGKTPLGTAVEKLKSMSLHIDRVDRSKDEQKMKELIAFLRARGAKE